A portion of the Myxococcaceae bacterium JPH2 genome contains these proteins:
- the coaD gene encoding pantetheine-phosphate adenylyltransferase gives MTIALYAGSFDPVTAGHLSVIRQAVRLFAHVVVVVAVNPAKHTLLSAEERVALVREAVTLHPNVSVMHTEGLIVDLARAMGATVLLRGVRGATDAQFETELAQHNRALAPELSTLFLPAEAHLAEVSSSALKARLARGEDVSPHCPPAVLAKLRERLAATAPSTP, from the coding sequence ATGACCATCGCCCTGTACGCCGGAAGCTTCGACCCCGTCACCGCCGGGCACCTGTCCGTCATCCGTCAGGCGGTGCGGCTCTTCGCGCATGTCGTCGTCGTGGTGGCCGTCAATCCGGCCAAGCACACGCTGCTCTCTGCCGAGGAGCGTGTGGCGCTGGTGCGCGAGGCCGTCACGCTGCACCCCAACGTCAGCGTGATGCACACCGAGGGACTCATCGTGGATCTCGCCCGAGCCATGGGCGCCACGGTGCTGTTGCGCGGCGTGCGCGGCGCCACCGATGCGCAGTTCGAGACGGAGCTGGCCCAGCACAACCGCGCGCTCGCCCCCGAGCTGTCCACCCTCTTCCTCCCCGCCGAGGCGCACCTGGCCGAGGTCAGCAGCAGCGCGCTCAAGGCCCGGCTCGCGCGCGGCGAGGATGTCTCCCCCCACTGCCCACCCGCCGTCCTCGCGAAGCTGCGCGAGCGACTGGCCGCGACCGCTCCGAGCACACCATGA
- a CDS encoding efflux RND transporter periplasmic adaptor subunit, with amino-acid sequence MKRLSWMWLTTLLLSLPGCERREEAPPAPTSTAEAKAAEPGAKPTEHEEVITLAPEALKNAKLERARAEHRPLRRGLNATARLAFLPKSVAQVAARVPGRLASIEVNLGQKVKKGEVLGYLESPELGQARADYLSSATKSRVAEENFRREQELLRKGISSEREARQAEAEFSTARADMNAAEGRLHALGLNDAEIRALKADEHYSSRFPARSPLDGTVVEMTGAVGASVEASTPLFTVADPSHLWGLLDVFESQLASVHTGQRVVLTVAALGERRFEGRVDSIGDIVDEKTRTVPVRVTVSNEDGALKSGMFAQAEVLTTEAASVDPSPARLVIPREAVQEQGDARVVFVPLGEGRFRPVPVKLGARTAQEVEVLSGLDAGAEVITQGAFILKSELSKESLGESD; translated from the coding sequence ATGAAGCGCCTGTCCTGGATGTGGCTCACGACGTTGCTGCTCTCCCTCCCTGGCTGCGAGCGCCGCGAAGAAGCGCCCCCCGCGCCCACCTCGACCGCCGAGGCCAAGGCCGCCGAGCCAGGGGCGAAGCCCACCGAGCATGAGGAGGTCATCACCCTGGCCCCCGAGGCCCTGAAGAACGCGAAGCTGGAGCGTGCTCGCGCCGAGCATCGGCCCCTGCGTCGCGGACTGAATGCCACGGCGCGGCTCGCGTTCCTGCCCAAGTCCGTCGCGCAGGTGGCGGCGCGCGTGCCTGGGCGACTCGCGAGCATCGAGGTCAACCTCGGGCAGAAGGTGAAGAAGGGCGAGGTGCTCGGCTACCTGGAGAGCCCGGAGCTGGGCCAGGCCCGAGCGGACTACTTGTCCTCGGCGACCAAGTCCCGCGTGGCCGAGGAGAACTTCCGCCGCGAGCAGGAACTCTTGCGCAAGGGCATCTCGTCCGAGCGCGAGGCACGGCAGGCCGAGGCCGAGTTCTCCACCGCGCGCGCGGACATGAACGCGGCGGAGGGGCGACTGCACGCGCTTGGACTCAATGACGCGGAGATTCGCGCGCTCAAGGCCGATGAGCACTACAGCTCGCGATTCCCCGCGCGCAGCCCGCTCGACGGCACGGTGGTGGAGATGACCGGCGCGGTGGGCGCGAGCGTGGAGGCCTCCACGCCGCTGTTCACCGTGGCGGACCCCAGTCACCTCTGGGGCCTGCTGGACGTGTTCGAGTCCCAGCTCGCCAGCGTGCACACCGGTCAGCGCGTGGTGCTCACCGTCGCCGCGTTGGGCGAGCGGCGCTTCGAGGGCCGAGTGGACTCCATCGGCGACATCGTGGACGAGAAGACGCGGACCGTTCCCGTGCGCGTCACCGTCTCCAACGAGGACGGCGCGCTGAAGTCCGGCATGTTCGCCCAGGCGGAGGTGCTCACCACCGAGGCCGCGAGCGTGGACCCAAGCCCCGCCCGGCTCGTCATCCCTCGCGAGGCCGTGCAGGAGCAGGGCGACGCGCGCGTCGTCTTCGTGCCACTCGGCGAGGGCCGGTTCAGGCCAGTGCCCGTGAAGCTGGGGGCCCGCACGGCCCAGGAGGTGGAGGTCCTCTCGGGGCTCGACGCGGGCGCCGAGGTCATCACCCAGGGCGCGTTCATCCTCAAGTCCGAGCTCTCCAAGGAGAGCCTGGGCGAGTCCGACTGA
- a CDS encoding chromosome condensation regulator RCC1, which yields MKCCRILPSLLLLLLAACGSEDSSSTPGISAPPYIAVLSSVSGTLTQPTVTVTGYVQAGNPVESIEARLDEGEALPVEWDKAEGHTPSFRVQVALPLGDSTLRLDAVDQAGGHSSRSLRLHREEPPDTTAPSVRLVTPEPDQALTVRRVRVQAIATDDKAVAQVSFTLNGAAAQPVTGLGADGALAFDVTPHPGVNTLVVQATDPSGNAGTATVTFHFGSLTSAGGLHTGVVRAGTLYTWGRNNKGQLGLGASVTTDQSGPHAVPTLTHVAAIAFNQNHSLAIDDAGAVWTWGENANGQLGLGAPPAVEGGTRTPDVTPRSEPTRVAVAGAVAGVLGYRHTLVLMEDGTVRAFGDNSNGQLGDGTVTSRDYPVAVVGLTDVVKLAAGSQHSVALQADGTVWTWGRNTYGTLGLGAADAVNHPTPEKVPGVENVVDIATGRDHVLAVHADGTVSAWGLDSAGQLGTGAISAEKQSAVPVKVKGMTDARAVWANGLFGFVRRADGTLMGWGQNGNGQLGLSDTKDKGTPTPSAPGLGRIASLGLGATHVISMRGDNSVYVWGWNSKGSLGRTDLLENWSFPDPLQVVLP from the coding sequence ATGAAGTGCTGCCGTATCCTGCCGTCGCTGCTGCTGCTGTTGCTCGCGGCATGCGGCTCGGAGGACTCCTCGTCGACTCCTGGCATCTCCGCGCCGCCGTACATCGCGGTGCTGTCGTCCGTGTCCGGCACCCTCACGCAGCCCACCGTCACCGTGACGGGCTACGTGCAGGCGGGCAATCCGGTGGAGTCCATCGAGGCGCGGCTCGACGAGGGTGAAGCGCTGCCCGTCGAATGGGACAAGGCGGAGGGCCACACGCCGAGCTTCCGCGTGCAGGTGGCGCTCCCGCTCGGGGACAGCACGCTGCGGCTGGATGCCGTGGATCAGGCCGGCGGGCACAGCTCACGCTCGCTGCGGCTGCATCGCGAGGAGCCGCCCGACACGACGGCGCCGTCCGTCCGGTTGGTGACGCCCGAGCCGGACCAGGCCCTCACGGTGCGCCGCGTGCGCGTGCAGGCCATCGCGACGGATGACAAGGCCGTGGCGCAGGTGTCCTTCACGCTCAACGGCGCCGCGGCGCAGCCCGTGACGGGACTCGGCGCGGATGGCGCCCTCGCCTTCGACGTGACGCCGCATCCCGGCGTCAACACGTTGGTGGTGCAGGCCACCGATCCGAGCGGCAACGCCGGCACGGCCACGGTGACGTTCCACTTCGGCAGCCTCACCTCGGCGGGCGGCCTGCACACGGGCGTGGTGCGCGCGGGCACGCTGTACACGTGGGGTCGCAACAACAAGGGGCAGCTCGGCCTGGGCGCGTCGGTGACGACGGATCAGTCCGGTCCCCACGCCGTGCCGACGCTCACGCACGTGGCCGCCATCGCGTTCAACCAGAACCACTCGCTGGCCATTGATGACGCGGGCGCGGTGTGGACGTGGGGAGAGAACGCGAACGGCCAGCTCGGACTCGGCGCGCCTCCCGCCGTCGAGGGCGGTACGCGGACGCCGGACGTGACTCCGCGCTCGGAGCCCACGCGGGTGGCGGTGGCAGGCGCGGTGGCCGGAGTGCTCGGCTACCGGCACACCCTGGTGCTGATGGAGGACGGCACCGTGCGCGCGTTCGGCGACAACAGCAACGGCCAGCTCGGAGACGGCACGGTGACGTCGCGCGACTACCCGGTCGCGGTCGTCGGGCTCACGGACGTGGTGAAGCTGGCGGCCGGCTCGCAGCACTCGGTGGCGCTCCAGGCGGATGGCACCGTGTGGACCTGGGGCCGCAACACCTACGGAACGCTGGGGCTCGGCGCCGCGGACGCCGTCAATCACCCGACTCCCGAGAAGGTCCCCGGCGTGGAGAACGTGGTGGACATCGCCACGGGCCGCGACCACGTCCTCGCCGTTCACGCGGATGGAACGGTGTCCGCGTGGGGCCTGGATTCCGCGGGACAGCTCGGCACGGGTGCCATCAGCGCGGAGAAGCAGAGCGCCGTCCCCGTGAAGGTGAAGGGAATGACGGACGCGCGCGCCGTCTGGGCCAACGGGCTGTTTGGATTCGTGCGCCGGGCGGATGGCACGCTGATGGGCTGGGGGCAGAACGGCAACGGTCAGCTCGGCCTCAGCGACACGAAGGACAAGGGCACCCCCACTCCGTCGGCCCCGGGGCTCGGCCGCATCGCCTCGCTGGGACTGGGCGCCACCCACGTCATCAGCATGCGCGGCGACAACTCCGTCTACGTCTGGGGCTGGAACTCGAAGGGGTCGCTGGGCCGCACGGACCTTCTGGAGAACTGGTCCTTCCCGGATCCGCTCCAGGTGGTGCTGCCGTGA
- a CDS encoding efflux RND transporter permease subunit, translating to MLASLIRFSIRNRFLVFVLTAVLIGLGLHALSKLPIDAVPDVTNVQVQVLTSSPGLGPVEVEKFVTVPVETAMSGLPDTEEIRSVSKFGLSVVTVVFHDDVDIYFARQLVQERLSAAKESIPEGYGTPEMGPISSGLGEIYQFEVRGDGTSPMELRSILEWQISPRLRGVPGVVEVNAFGGELKTYEVQVDPARLAAHGLSLQEVFTALEANNANAGGASISRAQEQVLIRAEGIVESLEDIGNIVVATSPHGTPVFIRNVAEVKFAPQVRQGAVTRDGRGEVVTGIVMMLIGQNSREVVNNVKATVEAIRPTLPPGVTLETFYDRTDLVRKTIHTVAKNLIEGGVLVVVVLFLMLRNLRAGLIVASTIPLCMLTAFIGMRALGISGNLMSLGAIDFGLIVDGALIIIENAVRHIAEKNHQLGRPLTRAERDEVTYQSAVEMVRPASFGVGIIAVVYLPILSLTGIEGKMFRPMAITVICALAGAFLLSLTLVPALASMVLPTYVREQESPIVVWARKLYAPALERCLTHRKAVMGAAVGVLAASLAVVPFLGAEFIPRLDEGALALQAWRMPSVSLEESVRQTTLIEQVLRRFPEVETVVSRTGRAEIATDPMGVEISDILVMLKPHDTWTTAKDREALIAAFDTALRGAVPGSVFSYSQPIELRVSELISGVRSDLAVKLYGEDLDVLKKTGDRIVAALARVPGSADVKAEQVAGLPVARIQVDRQAIARYGINTRQVLDTIEAIGGRAVGTVLEGQKRFTLQVRFAPGARATVESLGSLKVSNGSGQGIPLSELVRVVEEEGPAQVSRENIQRRITIEGNVRGRDLQGFAAEAQAVVAREVPLPPGYWLEWGGQFENLQSATQRLAIVVPLTLFLIFVLLYGTFGAGKPAALIFLNIPFAVTGGVLALLVRGMPLSISAAVGFIALFGVAVLNGLVLVSCMRQLRHEGRTALAAAREAAHLRLRPVLTTALVASLGFIPMALASGAGAEVQKPLATVVIGGLLSSTLLTLLVLPTLYAALDPDRVETPPA from the coding sequence ATGCTTGCCTCCCTCATCCGGTTCTCCATCCGGAATCGCTTCCTCGTCTTCGTCCTCACCGCGGTCCTCATTGGCCTGGGCCTGCATGCCCTGAGCAAGCTGCCCATCGACGCAGTTCCAGACGTCACCAACGTCCAGGTGCAGGTGCTCACGTCCTCGCCGGGCCTGGGGCCCGTGGAGGTGGAGAAGTTCGTCACCGTGCCCGTGGAGACCGCCATGAGCGGCCTGCCGGACACGGAGGAGATCCGCTCGGTCTCCAAGTTCGGTCTGTCGGTGGTGACCGTCGTCTTCCATGACGACGTGGACATCTACTTCGCGCGCCAGCTCGTGCAGGAGCGGCTGTCCGCCGCGAAGGAGAGCATCCCCGAGGGCTACGGCACGCCCGAGATGGGCCCCATCTCCAGCGGGCTCGGAGAGATCTACCAGTTCGAGGTGCGGGGCGATGGCACGAGCCCCATGGAGCTGCGCTCCATCCTCGAGTGGCAGATTTCGCCCCGCCTGCGCGGCGTCCCCGGCGTCGTGGAGGTGAACGCCTTTGGCGGCGAGCTGAAGACGTACGAGGTGCAGGTGGACCCCGCGCGGCTGGCCGCACATGGCCTGTCCTTGCAGGAGGTCTTCACCGCGCTGGAGGCGAACAACGCCAACGCGGGCGGCGCCTCCATCTCTCGCGCGCAAGAGCAGGTCCTCATCCGCGCGGAGGGCATCGTCGAGTCGCTGGAGGACATCGGCAACATCGTCGTCGCCACGTCGCCGCACGGCACGCCCGTCTTCATCCGCAACGTGGCCGAGGTGAAGTTCGCGCCGCAGGTCCGCCAGGGCGCCGTCACCCGCGACGGCCGAGGCGAGGTCGTCACCGGCATCGTGATGATGCTCATCGGGCAGAACTCACGCGAGGTGGTCAACAACGTGAAGGCCACGGTGGAGGCCATCCGCCCCACGCTCCCGCCGGGCGTCACGCTGGAGACGTTCTATGACCGCACGGACCTGGTGCGCAAAACCATCCACACGGTGGCCAAGAACCTCATCGAGGGCGGCGTGCTGGTGGTGGTGGTGCTCTTCCTGATGCTGCGCAACCTGCGCGCGGGCCTCATCGTCGCGAGCACCATCCCCCTGTGCATGTTGACGGCCTTCATCGGGATGCGAGCGCTCGGCATCAGCGGCAACCTCATGAGCCTGGGCGCCATCGACTTCGGGCTCATCGTGGACGGCGCGCTCATCATCATCGAGAACGCCGTGCGCCACATCGCGGAGAAGAACCACCAACTCGGCCGTCCACTGACGCGCGCCGAGCGCGACGAGGTGACGTACCAGAGCGCTGTCGAGATGGTCCGCCCGGCCTCGTTCGGCGTGGGCATCATCGCCGTCGTCTACCTGCCCATCCTCAGCCTCACGGGCATCGAGGGGAAGATGTTCCGCCCCATGGCCATCACCGTCATCTGCGCGCTGGCCGGGGCCTTCCTGCTGTCCCTCACGCTCGTGCCCGCGCTGGCGTCGATGGTGCTGCCCACGTACGTCCGCGAGCAGGAGAGCCCCATCGTCGTCTGGGCTCGCAAGCTGTACGCGCCCGCGCTGGAGCGGTGCCTCACGCATCGCAAGGCGGTGATGGGCGCCGCGGTGGGCGTGCTCGCCGCGAGCCTCGCCGTCGTCCCGTTCCTGGGCGCGGAGTTCATCCCGAGGCTCGATGAGGGTGCGCTCGCGCTCCAGGCGTGGCGCATGCCGTCCGTGTCGCTGGAGGAGTCCGTGCGCCAGACGACGCTCATCGAACAGGTGCTGCGGCGCTTCCCCGAAGTCGAAACCGTGGTGTCGCGCACGGGCCGCGCGGAGATCGCCACCGACCCCATGGGCGTGGAGATCTCCGACATCCTCGTGATGCTCAAGCCCCACGACACGTGGACCACCGCCAAGGACCGCGAGGCGCTCATCGCCGCCTTCGACACAGCCCTGCGCGGCGCGGTGCCCGGCAGCGTGTTCAGCTACTCGCAGCCCATCGAGCTGCGCGTCAGCGAACTCATCTCCGGCGTACGCTCGGACCTCGCGGTGAAGCTCTATGGTGAAGACCTGGACGTGCTGAAGAAGACGGGTGACCGCATCGTCGCGGCGCTCGCTCGTGTCCCGGGCTCGGCGGATGTGAAGGCCGAGCAGGTCGCGGGATTGCCCGTGGCGCGCATCCAGGTGGACCGACAGGCCATCGCTCGCTACGGCATCAACACGCGCCAGGTGCTCGACACCATCGAGGCCATCGGTGGGCGCGCGGTGGGCACCGTGCTCGAAGGCCAGAAGCGCTTCACCCTCCAGGTGCGCTTCGCTCCTGGAGCGCGCGCGACGGTGGAGTCCCTGGGCTCGCTCAAGGTGTCCAACGGGAGCGGCCAGGGCATCCCCCTGTCCGAGCTGGTCCGCGTGGTGGAAGAGGAAGGCCCCGCGCAGGTGAGCCGCGAGAACATCCAGCGGCGCATCACCATCGAGGGCAACGTGCGCGGACGAGACCTCCAGGGCTTCGCCGCCGAGGCGCAGGCCGTGGTCGCGCGCGAGGTGCCGCTGCCACCGGGCTACTGGCTCGAGTGGGGCGGCCAGTTCGAGAACCTCCAGTCCGCGACGCAGCGACTGGCCATCGTGGTGCCGCTCACCCTCTTCCTCATCTTCGTGCTGCTGTACGGGACGTTCGGAGCGGGCAAGCCCGCGGCGCTCATCTTCCTCAACATCCCGTTCGCCGTGACGGGCGGCGTCCTGGCGCTGCTCGTGCGCGGCATGCCGCTGTCCATCTCCGCCGCCGTGGGCTTCATCGCCCTCTTCGGCGTGGCGGTGCTCAACGGACTCGTGCTCGTCAGCTGCATGCGGCAGCTCCGCCATGAGGGCCGCACCGCCCTTGCTGCCGCGCGCGAAGCCGCCCACCTGCGCCTGCGCCCTGTCCTCACCACCGCGCTCGTCGCCAGCCTGGGCTTCATTCCCATGGCGCTCGCGTCCGGTGCGGGCGCCGAGGTGCAGAAGCCCCTGGCCACCGTCGTCATCGGCGGGCTCCTCAGCTCCACGCTGCTGACGTTGCTCGTGCTGCCCACGCTCTACGCGGCGTTGGATCCGGATCGCGTCGAGACACCCCCCGCGTAG
- a CDS encoding ribonuclease Z produces the protein MSLSFIPLGVGDAFSALHYSSCLAVEAEGQVLLVDCPHPIRKMMREASLSTGMPLDADRVSAVALTHLHADHSSGLESLGYFSFFVLKRKLELLAHPSITRRLWEGHLAAGMECLIEERGASPNAKHFEDYFSPTPLSVEHAVQHGPFRLECRFTYHHVPTTAFRIHAGGRCLGYSADTAFDEGLIQWLAEADLVVHETNYGVHTPYEKLAALPADLRARMRLIHYPDTFDLAASNIEPLEQGRRYTV, from the coding sequence ATGAGCCTCTCCTTCATTCCCCTGGGCGTCGGCGATGCCTTCTCCGCGCTGCACTACTCGTCCTGCCTCGCGGTGGAAGCAGAGGGACAGGTGCTGCTGGTGGACTGTCCGCACCCCATCCGCAAGATGATGCGCGAGGCCTCGCTCTCCACGGGCATGCCGCTGGACGCGGATCGCGTCAGCGCCGTGGCCCTCACGCACCTGCACGCGGACCACTCCTCGGGCCTGGAGAGCCTGGGCTACTTCTCCTTCTTCGTCCTGAAGCGGAAGCTGGAGCTGCTCGCGCACCCGAGCATCACCCGACGACTCTGGGAGGGACACCTCGCGGCGGGCATGGAGTGCCTCATCGAGGAGCGCGGCGCGAGCCCCAACGCGAAGCACTTCGAGGACTACTTCTCCCCTACCCCGCTGAGTGTGGAGCACGCGGTGCAACACGGGCCCTTCCGCCTCGAGTGCCGCTTCACCTACCACCACGTCCCCACCACGGCGTTCCGCATCCACGCGGGAGGCCGGTGCCTGGGCTACAGCGCCGACACCGCCTTCGACGAAGGGCTCATCCAGTGGCTCGCCGAGGCGGACCTCGTGGTGCACGAGACGAACTACGGCGTCCACACGCCCTACGAGAAGCTCGCGGCGCTGCCCGCGGACTTGCGCGCGCGCATGCGACTCATCCACTACCCCGACACGTTCGACCTCGCCGCGAGCAACATCGAACCCCTCGAGCAGGGTCGCCGATACACCGTCTGA
- a CDS encoding bifunctional metallophosphatase/5'-nucleotidase translates to MTKTTAPTRNAWTLLLSCALALVLTARPAEGAPPASPPSGTVRLTLLHLNDVYQFQPLANGRGGLARVATLRAQALKQSPNVLTLLAGDTLSPSVESSAEIHGEALKGRQMVDAWNALGIDYAVVGNHEFDFGDDVLRARIHESHFTWLGANVVDATTGQTFAGLKPWDLREVGGVRVGIFGVVLPETQGASKAGPTTQFKPFCEAAQRAVADVRAAGAQVVIALTHLEDTEDRELARCVRVDAIIGGHSHERMEETVEGTPIYKLDEDAMDLGELTLDVDSATGAVKRHAWKATPITARLPEAPAFTQAMKGYAPLLKELAQRVGRSPVPLDARSVENRLGETNLGSFVADAFRAATGADVALCNGGAIRADRVLPAGPLTRRELYSLLPYRNDLVVVDVSGATLRAVLENGVSLSGKPKPPGRFPQVSGLRFAYDLDKPAGERVTRVEVGGKPLDPTATYRLATLSFLTAGNDGYTMLKGLPTRPGTPSGATPWDVLATALRTGRPAPRAKPDGRIQHTGGPAQDAAHTPAPPMK, encoded by the coding sequence ATGACGAAGACCACCGCGCCGACTCGCAATGCCTGGACGCTGCTCCTGTCCTGCGCGCTGGCCCTCGTCCTGACCGCCCGTCCCGCCGAGGGCGCGCCTCCCGCCTCGCCACCATCGGGCACCGTGCGGCTCACGCTGCTGCACCTCAATGACGTGTACCAGTTCCAGCCGCTGGCCAATGGGCGCGGTGGGCTGGCCCGCGTGGCCACGCTGCGCGCGCAGGCGCTCAAGCAGTCGCCGAATGTCCTGACGCTGCTCGCGGGCGACACGCTGTCGCCGTCCGTCGAGTCCTCCGCGGAGATCCACGGCGAGGCGCTCAAGGGCCGGCAGATGGTGGATGCGTGGAACGCGCTCGGCATCGACTACGCGGTGGTGGGCAACCACGAGTTCGACTTCGGCGACGACGTGCTGCGCGCGCGCATCCACGAGTCGCACTTCACGTGGCTGGGCGCCAACGTGGTGGACGCGACCACGGGACAGACGTTCGCGGGCCTCAAGCCCTGGGACCTCCGAGAGGTCGGCGGCGTGCGCGTGGGCATCTTCGGCGTGGTGCTGCCCGAGACGCAGGGCGCCTCCAAGGCGGGCCCCACCACGCAGTTCAAGCCCTTCTGCGAGGCGGCCCAGCGCGCGGTGGCGGACGTGCGCGCGGCGGGCGCCCAGGTGGTGATCGCACTGACGCACCTGGAGGACACGGAGGACCGCGAGCTGGCGCGCTGCGTGCGCGTGGACGCCATCATCGGCGGGCACAGCCACGAGCGCATGGAAGAGACCGTCGAGGGCACGCCCATCTACAAGCTGGATGAGGACGCCATGGACCTGGGCGAACTCACCCTCGACGTGGACTCGGCGACGGGCGCCGTGAAGCGTCATGCGTGGAAGGCCACGCCCATCACCGCGCGGCTCCCCGAGGCTCCGGCCTTCACCCAGGCGATGAAGGGCTACGCGCCGCTGTTGAAGGAGCTGGCGCAACGCGTGGGGCGCTCACCGGTGCCGCTGGACGCGCGCAGCGTGGAGAACCGCCTGGGCGAGACGAACCTGGGCTCCTTCGTGGCGGATGCATTTCGCGCGGCCACGGGCGCGGACGTGGCGCTGTGCAACGGCGGCGCCATCCGCGCGGACCGCGTGCTGCCCGCGGGACCGCTCACGCGACGCGAGCTCTACTCCCTGCTGCCCTATCGCAACGACCTGGTCGTGGTGGACGTGAGTGGCGCCACGCTTCGCGCCGTGCTGGAGAACGGCGTGAGCCTCAGCGGCAAGCCCAAGCCACCGGGGCGATTCCCGCAGGTGTCGGGCCTGCGCTTCGCCTACGACCTGGACAAGCCCGCGGGCGAGCGCGTGACGCGCGTCGAGGTGGGGGGAAAGCCGCTCGACCCCACGGCCACCTATCGCCTCGCCACGCTGAGCTTCCTGACCGCGGGCAATGACGGCTACACGATGCTCAAGGGCCTCCCCACGCGTCCGGGCACTCCGAGCGGCGCGACGCCCTGGGACGTGCTCGCCACGGCCCTGCGCACCGGGCGCCCCGCGCCGCGCGCGAAACCCGACGGGCGCATCCAGCACACTGGCGGTCCCGCGCAGGACGCCGCGCACACGCCCGCCCCGCCCATGAAGTAG
- a CDS encoding TolC family protein produces MVGLLSMPALAQRALTTEAAVALALEHSPRLIPARAEVEEARARVQGAGLLFQQNPELTVAAGPRLRPEGDSTDVSLGLSQRIELPGQRSARRDAAGARLSASEARWEALQVDLAAEAREAHALALAAQEETRLAEEGRALAEEALHAARERQAAGAASSIEVNTARVEQGRAAREYALAVQRRDVALAQLRLLLGLEPVETLDLVNTPTKPEPVPPLASLVDTALARRAEVRAARSGLTAARAEVTLARREALPSPRLGASYGREEGATIIQGTLAIDLPLFQRNQEARGASAARATAADSTVRAVEQQVRSEVTLARQRYESASAATATYSDEVLAAVQQNLELINEAYRAGKVDFLELLIIRRESLDTRRGAIEARRELAVADARLKQSLGSIP; encoded by the coding sequence ATGGTGGGCCTCTTGTCGATGCCCGCGCTGGCGCAACGCGCGCTCACCACCGAAGCCGCGGTGGCGCTCGCGCTGGAGCACAGCCCTCGCTTGATTCCCGCCCGCGCGGAGGTGGAGGAGGCCCGCGCGCGCGTGCAAGGCGCCGGGCTCCTCTTCCAACAGAACCCCGAGCTGACCGTGGCCGCGGGCCCCCGGCTGCGTCCCGAAGGGGACAGCACGGATGTGTCGCTCGGCCTCAGTCAGCGGATTGAACTGCCCGGCCAGCGCAGCGCCCGTCGTGACGCGGCGGGCGCGCGGCTCTCCGCCAGTGAGGCGCGTTGGGAGGCCCTCCAGGTCGACCTCGCCGCCGAGGCGCGTGAGGCGCACGCGCTGGCGCTCGCGGCCCAGGAGGAGACTCGGCTGGCGGAGGAAGGCCGGGCTCTTGCGGAAGAGGCCCTCCACGCCGCGCGGGAGCGGCAAGCCGCGGGGGCGGCGTCGAGCATCGAGGTCAACACCGCGCGCGTGGAGCAAGGCCGCGCCGCTCGGGAGTACGCGCTCGCGGTGCAGCGACGCGATGTGGCGCTCGCGCAGCTCCGGCTCCTGCTGGGACTGGAGCCCGTCGAGACGCTGGACCTGGTGAACACGCCCACGAAGCCCGAGCCGGTGCCACCGCTCGCCTCGCTCGTGGACACCGCCCTTGCCCGTCGCGCGGAGGTACGTGCCGCGCGCTCCGGGCTCACCGCTGCCCGTGCGGAGGTCACGCTGGCCAGAAGAGAGGCCCTGCCCAGTCCACGCCTCGGCGCGAGCTACGGCCGAGAAGAGGGCGCCACCATCATCCAGGGCACGCTCGCCATCGACCTGCCCCTCTTCCAACGCAACCAGGAGGCACGCGGAGCCAGCGCCGCGCGCGCCACCGCGGCGGACAGCACCGTGCGCGCGGTCGAGCAGCAAGTGCGCTCCGAGGTGACGCTCGCCCGCCAACGCTACGAATCCGCGAGCGCCGCCACCGCGACCTACAGCGATGAGGTGCTCGCCGCCGTCCAACAGAACCTGGAGTTGATCAACGAGGCCTACCGCGCGGGCAAGGTGGACTTCCTGGAGCTGCTCATCATCCGCCGGGAGTCCCTGGACACCCGACGCGGAGCCATCGAAGCGCGACGGGAGCTGGCCGTCGCTGACGCACGCCTGAAGCAGTCCCTGGGGAGCATTCCATGA